The genomic segment ATCCGAATCGACGACCGTTGTCGATTCTTCCGCGGGATGGGCTTTCGCTACCATGTTCTCAAAGGAAAGCACAAAGCTAAAAACCGCCAAAGAGACACAGAGATTTTTAATAAACGCAGCATTCGCTGCTCGCAAAATACGGCTTCGATCCATCAGTTGTTTATTCATCTTTTCTAGCTCGTCACAAAGAGAGGCAAACGTTTTACGTCGGTGTCGTATCACGTTGGCATTATGACGTTAAGCAAGCGTTTCGCGAAGTCGACGAAGCCCAATCGACGCCGAAAAGATCAAATTAGTGCAAAAACCCATGCGAAACCCAGAGTGGATGGTCGATTCCAAGCTCCCGACTGGAAACCAGCGTGGTCGCTGCAGGCTGGGGCAATTCGCTTGCTTTCGAAACGACGCAGACCCGGTAGCCACAGCTTACGCGGATTTTGAAAAAGAGAATCTCTCGGTTTCGAAAAACCTACGTTGCACTCACTCTTTCGAGGCGTAGAGATTGATTTTCAAGGCGGAGTCGCTCATTTTCCGCTTGCAACGTGTTGTATTCCTCAAGCATTGTCGTGAAGTCCGCCGCCACTTGAGGCCAAAAATCGCGTTTTCGAAACTGAATCGCAGTCACTTTTTCACCCTGAATGACCGATTTTATCGCCGATCGCAGTCGATACATTGGCCCGACAAAGCGGATACTCAAGGAAAGCGTGTCGCGGATAAAAACAGGCAGCAAGACGAACATGATGAGCATGATCGGGGCTTGGGCCTTGACCGCCGACATTACCGCTTCCTCAAAGGGTTGCTCGACGACGTTTACAAAAACTCGCACCGAAATGCTGACACCGATCAAACAGACAGCAAACAGAGCCCAATGGGCCATGACCCGACCAATAATCGTCCATTGAACTTGAGGGTCAACGAGTATTCGAGTTCTTTTGTTCATCGGTTTATTGTTTCATGGGATAAGTGTTTTTGGCCAAGCCTGTTTGATTTGTATTTCACGCCAAGTGAACACTAGGTCATCAACTCTCAACTTTCTGATCTCTACGCTGCAAACTGCCAATGAAAGTGTGATTTTTCTAATCTATCGGTTGGAAGAGCCGCCGTAATCGTTAAGACCAACACCAGATAGAGCAAAACCGGGGCTCGAAAACGATCGATGGACGATCGTTCCTAGCGAAAGAACCGATTGAATCAATCAGGTCGATGATCATCCGGTCGTTTCGTATTCACCCAAATATTGCTTCTCATGAATCGAAAAGTTCAATCATTCGCTATCGTGGCTACGGCGATCGTTTGTTGCGGCGGACAGGTCGGTGCCCAACAAGTCGGTGCCCAAGGAGTCGATACCCAACAAACGGTACGGTTCGCGGCCTACTCAAAGATCCAGCAATGGGGTCGGTGGTGTGGTTGGGGATGGGGCGATGGGTATCATGCGTGCCAGGACTCGTCCTGTCGCCCGCTTGCCGATTTGCCACCAAAATCGTTCTCTGAGAAATTTCGGCCGTCGCAAGCTTACGCTCCTCAACCGATGTATCATCCAGCGGCATCGACCAGGTTCCAACCGACAATGCCGGCTGGCCATCCAATACCGCCATTGATGATGTCGAGCCAGTCGAACAGCGATATCGGTGTGTTCGGACCACCTTTAGTGCCACCTCAGCGTGACTTCGAGAGCAGGCCCTCGGAGCAAAATACGAAGACAGATTCCTACGAATCGAAGGAAGAAGAGGCTTCAAAGAACCGAAAATCCACCGGTGCTGAGTCCGACGCGGATGATTTGTCTGAACCTCTTAGAAATCTCGATCGGTTGGACGCTCGCACAAACCGATCGGTGGAGCAAAGTTTGGCGGCAGCCCGACTGCCGCAGCCCAGCAAGCCATCCAACAAGCAGCCAGATAGTGAGCTGCAAAGTTCTCGCCCGATGCCCAAGCGACTCCCTGCTGCAACGCCAAAATCGCTTCGTTCGGCTCGACTGCCACGACCTCAGATACCCGCGTTTTAGCAGCTAACCTAGAAGGTTTTAGCAGCTGGCCTGATGACTGGCCTGATGAATCGAGCAGGCTATTTGGGATCCGTTGCTGATACCGTGTTGCTGATTACGCGAGCGAACCCTACTCACCCATTTCCCGTTGCAGCCAGGCTCTGGCATAGGCCCAGTTTCGCTTGGTCGTTCGTGGGGAAACGTCGAGCACCTTCGCCGTTTCTTCGATCGTGAGACCGGTAAAGTAGCGTAGCTCAACCAGCTTTGCTAATGGTGGGTCTTCGGCCGCGAGTTTGTTGAGTGCGTCGTCAAGGCAAAGCAGTTCATCGACATTATCGGGATCCACGACCGCTGCGTCGTCATGCAAATCGTGGCGATTTAGTTCTCCACCGCGTTTCGCTCTCCCTTTACGACGTGCGTTTTCAATAAGGATTCTTCGCATCGCTTCGGCAGCAGCGGCAAAAAAATGGCCTCGGCCATCCCACTGTTGAGAGCCGTCACCGCCGACAAGCCGCATGAAAACTTCATGAACGAGAGCCGTAGGCTGCAACGTCTGCCCTGACTTTTCCTGTTTCATACGGCTGGCCGCCAGCCGCCGGAGCTCTTCGTAGACAAGTGGCAACAGGTCATGCGTCGCACGGGGGTCACCCGCTTCGATCGCCGATAAGATTTGCGTGATATCTCGGTTCATTGCTCGTTACCACTACCATCGCGATCGAATCCGGTCCCGAAACCAGATCTGTCTCTACCGATCAGACCCATTGGATGGGGACCCGCAAGCCATCGGTCTTTTCGAATCGTCCGCTTGGTAGACAATCCTTGTGACCGACCGTAGACGACATTGATCGCAGCCTCGCTGCGGCCAGTTGGTTCGTATGTCGTACGGGGCCAACAATACGGATGCTTCACTTCGATAAGTGCATCACGAATCGGTGTCAC from the Novipirellula aureliae genome contains:
- a CDS encoding ECF-type sigma factor, producing the protein MNRDITQILSAIEAGDPRATHDLLPLVYEELRRLAASRMKQEKSGQTLQPTALVHEVFMRLVGGDGSQQWDGRGHFFAAAAEAMRRILIENARRKGRAKRGGELNRHDLHDDAAVVDPDNVDELLCLDDALNKLAAEDPPLAKLVELRYFTGLTIEETAKVLDVSPRTTKRNWAYARAWLQREMGE